In Macadamia integrifolia cultivar HAES 741 unplaced genomic scaffold, SCU_Mint_v3 scaffold_138A, whole genome shotgun sequence, the sequence ttcctttttggttatGCCATCTAGTTTTCACTTTGTAATAGATTATatattgattattgaatgaaaggGGCAGTCCCAACCACAcggttgtgactcccaagttacatctatctctctttctcttcctctttctattATTTACAATATGAACTGAATACTGTATCCATTGAACAACCTATTGACTTTGTTTTCTTACCGGGTTTTTTCCCTCCCCCGCTTCGGCTATCCCTTGACAATAGAAACTGATAATCACTGCTTATTTCTTAATGGCACTATGACTTCTGGTTTGGCTTTCAACGACAGTAATTATAAGAATCATCTCCAATGGGGAAGtaacaaagagaggaaaaaccTTGGTCGGAGAGCAGAACGCCGCTAGCACCAACAGCAGCTGCAATATCGACACGCTCCGCAATAAGAAGATAAGCACGATCTCTAACAACCGACTTCAATAGGCAAGCTGCCTCATACAAGCGGCCACCACTTCCTGGCGAACCATCATCGAGCACAACAATTCCAACCCATTTACTGACGGTAACATCAATAACATCCAAAACTCCTTCCCTCTCCAATACCTCGTCTGATTTCAATTGAAGCACCAGCGTGGGTACCTTAATCTCCGGCCTCTTAAATCCGCCCGGAAACAGTGTTCTTGGCTGTTGTTGTTGCAGATTACTCGAGTCGAATGAGTTCATTCCGACCGCATTGATAAATAATCTATTTCGGTGATTTTGGGACTTGAATTTATATGTTCGACCATGACGAAGGAAGCTCGAGGTGTTGGTTTCTCTAAGGACTGGCAATCTCGGGAGATGAAAGCAGCTCGCAGGTAAAGAGATcatggaagaaggaagaaaggcaAAGAGATTAGATCTAGGAAACTTTGAATCTTGAAAGTTATTCTTTAGCAGGAGAAGATGAGGAACAAGAGGGTATACTGGTACGTGAAACTATGGcaacaagaaagagagaaccTTATCTGCAGCCACCCCCTGCGTCTTCACTACAGCCCTTTATATGGGATTCTGGAAAGAATTTACTGCGATGGCGGTAATGGGGTTGGGTCCTGGAGTTGGGCCCATCTTCAAGCTAAGCCCAGAAGACCCATCAGTCCATTTGTGCATTAGGGGAAGAAAAttagagacttttttttttttttttttgggggggtggtggtgaGCTTCCCGATGCTTTCTCATGCATTTTCATTGGCCCCATACATTTGTGGGAACCTCATTACGCCATAAAAATAAGAACTTGGATCTTTTATGGCACAACATGGTGTCTGACGTGCATCCAAAGTTCATAAATGCTTTGGGCTGCGTGCAACCTCCTTGAGCTCTGTACCTCAGCGTTTCTAGTCATTGGATGCGCACCAGACACTCTCTTGCACCATTGAGGAATTCAATCCTAAAATACTTCCCTTTTTTTATACCTTTTGAACCAAACAAAACTTTCATATACTTTTACTAAGACTCCAATTGATGGAGAAAGAACCCTGTTAGTTTGGGGTAGGCAACACAACACGCAGGGCCAATAGTATCTTCAGTGGAACAACTCTCCTGTGGTGCAACAAGGTGTCTGGCACACTTTCAACTGCCAGAAATGCTCACACACAGAACCCAAGGTGGTCACACGCAGTCCAAGGCATTTTCTGAGCGTTGGATGCGAGCCAAACACCTTGTTGTGCCATAGAGGCTCCAAGTCCTTCACCTTGTTTGGGCTTAGGTAACACCTAATCGTTGTTGACTGAAAGtccgaagaagaagatgcaaaaaatgagatttttttttatgccttTTTACATGAGTTATTGGCATAATAACCTCTCAAACTGGTACATGATAATGGAAAGAatgcaaacaccaagaaaatacTGTAAGGAGGACTTGAAGATGAGAAAACTTCTTAAAGATGGAATTGCCAATTAGATTCTCCAATCGGTGGATCTTGTTGGAGTTGATGGCCGCTGCTGTTTCGATACACACTTTAATCCACCATACTTTTGTACTGACACTCTACTCTTTAATGGAGAAACCAATCTGTTTGCAAGTCTTGATGGGGAGAAAGACCCTCGCAGCTTTGAGACTCTGGAGACCTTTGGTGATTTCTTGTTCATGTTGATGGATCTTGTAGGAGAGATACAAACAGGTGAACTCTTAACTCTCACTTGTAATTTTGAAGTTGCATTTGGAGATTTAATCAAGAATTTATGTGGAGTTTGTGGAGCTCTAGCCATCACCGGAGATCTTGTCTTGCAGAATCTGTGTTGTTGGGAAGAAGGAGAATTGAGGAATAATGGGTTTGGGAAAAGAACAGTTTTTTTAGCCCAAGGCCTATTCTTGGGGGACACTCGTTGGGCAAGATGccaattttcttttccaaatccTTTTTTACTTGGAGGTGAAACCTTAAAATCAATCCGTGATCGAGCTCGACGAATACTTTGGCCTTGGCCATTGTTTTCTGATCGAATCAACTGGAAAACAACttgcttctccttctttcttcggGTCCGAAGCTCTGTGTTTTCGAGACAAGGAATTCGGTTTCGTTGGGTCACTGGTGTTTTTGGATCATCTGAGTGAATTTTCTTGGTATTGGCAGCAACCGCAGAGGCTATTACCCTCGCAAATTTGCTAGCTTGAAGAATCTCCCCAACGGTCTCTTCTACTAACATTGCCGGCAGTGACATTCGACGCCATTCCTCTGTTACAGATAAATCAAAGTCATTGAGAAGCATAGATAATCTGGGTAAAAGATTTGCAACTCTGAACAAGACGACAAACTGGTTATGGAGACATGATTTGTGGTTACAGATTATAATAAAACAGAACAGATCAGAGAGAAAGACACCTTAAAAATAAAGAGATCTAAAGTGTGCCATACCAGTTTTGCTTCCTGGAAACTTTCCCACAGGAGATATCCGAGTGGCACCATTCTTGATCCTtcaaaaaggccaaaaaaaaaaaaaaacccccgtTTGAGAACAGAGCTCAAAATATCTAACAAAGGCAACCAAAGAAGGGTTGGTTAAGAAGAGGAACTGCAAGATCCATCGTACCTAAGCGATTCCTGCTTGCATCTGAGGCTAGTCTTTAGATATCCTCTTGTACTGCGAGGACTGAGATTCACACCAGATATCACCTTCGTTCCACCCGTAACCGTGTACTGGAGTTCCTGCAACCGAGCCATGCATTGATCCACCTTCGGCAACAGAGAAACAGAGTAACATCAGTGGGTCAGAgataaccaataaaaaaaacccatatCATCACATCAAGCGCCGTAAGGAGAAATTGGGAACAATAGTTCTTCTGGGTCCATAATCCATTAGGCTCTGTACTTTACCTTCTTCACCGTTTCTCTCAGGAGATTCGGATTGAGAGGGGCAGCCATTCTCCTCAGCTTTGGTGGGGTTTTGGCAaccattctctttttttttctaagaattaGAAGCAATGGAGGGAAaaagggagaggaggagagggggGGCCTCAAGGTCCCAAGGATCTTCTATACTTGCTTGCTTTTTCTCTGTCTCACGGTCGTGCTCCCTCAATCACTGAAGGAAGGTCAAACAGGGGTTTCAACCAGAACGAAAGGTAACATAACGTATCTTTTGTTCCAACGGTCAAATCCACCTCAAACATAAGAAGATATGCATAACGGCTACTTTTGTTGATGTTTTGGAAAGTCGTTCGTTTCAAATGTTCGACTCGCAAAACTGAAGATACGTGCGCCAGTAGCAACGCCGGGGCCCACTCAAGTAACGGCGGATGTGTCAATGTGGCCGACATCCGTTACCCAGGAATTACGGATGACATTACCTATGGCTAGTAATGCTTcactattttatattttcaagggaGCCTACGGATGTACACTTCCCATAGgtcaaggtaggggtgtcaacggtccgggttggtgtggtttcggtccggttccatcggtttcggtgtgactttggaactgaccgaaaccgacccattaaggatttatcggtttcggtctggtgtcggcttcggtgcagTTTGGGTTCGGATTGGTatcggtttggatttatcaggttcatttcgatttggatcagttttttaaaccgatatggagccattaggaaacaaccaaatgttgaactgctgaacttcggtttcttaaatcaatttgtaaccgggttggttttggtttttgttatCGGTTGTCCGGCCAgttttaccggtttggtttaggaattgacacccctaggtcaAGGGTTCTGTGAAGGTCATGGGATCGACTCCCCACTTCATtagggctctctctctctctctctctctctctctctctctctctctctctcatacacacacacacacaaattaagatgaggtaagaaaaaaatcaacataactattttcagacACTGAACATATGAAAGACTTGGCCACATTTATCCAAATACTATATTTGCATATTAAacatcagggaagggatttggacaataAAGCTTGTATGCATGCTAAAGgataaatttgaatttataaagtaaacaaagctcttgaatatctaggattttattattacttcttgggtagatattattaacatATGAGAATTTATCATGGATGCAAATTTTCAGTgagattggtaaacaaaacttcaattaGATCGAGAGTgctaaaaaatgaagaagaaagaaggaacgcccttgaagaagaagcaaagagagagagagagagagagagagagagagagagagagagagagagagatttctaaGTGGAATCAAAGGAGGACTCCGCTtatattgagatttttattatttatttatttaaatattaataatattaaatagaGTTGTAACTGTTGACAACTCTGTTAGAatgattaacatatttaacatgtgtcaatcatatcacttatgtGAACATTCACCGGGCTCTGAACGttctgcattcctatttttctgcaagTACCGTGACCATTTTGCCTTAAtgaaaattaagagagagagagagagagagagagagagagagagagagagagagagagagaagaaacttaacaaataaaaaaataaagataagagGGTGGGAAAAAAATATCTCTTAATTTTGATTGGTTTTGGATTAGTATTAgctattttgtaggattaatAATAATGGAATATTAACTTAtacttaaaacaaaaaatgaaaaaaaatatgataaattgTTAAGAGATAGTGGGAGTGtggaaaaagagaataaaagagaaaataggaagagataTGTAGTAGGTCAACAAATTAGGAAAGATAATAAGTGGATTACACATGTCCAACTCTTAGTTGTACGAGAATCGAAACCCAAGTTCTCGTACGAGGACTAGATCCAAGTTCTTGCTTCACTAGGATGCAGTTGTGAATTAATGAGTGCTGATGTGGGCTAAAATTATACAGTATGGATTCTCTGAATGATGAGTGGCAGTGAACATTCAACTGTTAGAAGGGATCTGGCATGCACTCTAGCCAGTGACCATTCAACTGTTAGAAGGGATATGACATGCACTCTAGCCATTGGATGTTCATTGTTGATTCATTGTTTACTGCAGACAATTTTTCTTACTAAATTCATAATATGGGAAAATGATCCCCACAACCCCAGGGAGGGAAGGGATCatggattcaatttttttttttttttttttttcacatagtttacccaaaagaaaaaaatcaaatagtgATATTGGATCGGTTGGTTAGAGGATCTAGATTCTATCCAGTGGTTGGGCTTGTGTACCCGGCCATCAGATACTTCTTTGTGCAGCCCAAtcgttggagaggatcccaacGCTTGGCTGGATTGGCCATATCAATCTATGACATGTGtaaatcatccaaaaataaatatatttttttaaagaaatataAGGGCAAAACCATATAATAAAGTAGATGCATATGGGCACAGGtcttgaaaccaatatttaAGGTTGTCATTGGATTTCTTTCCATTGGCCTTTTACATAATGAGACATAAGATCCACATTCACACATAGACACAAAATTGTCACATGCTCTCTCATTGGTGTGGTTTTCTACTCTGCCCCCCACGATGTGCATGAGAGCTAGCATGGTCATTTTGGTTCCCTTTGTGTTTGATGCAAGTACCACACTGCAATAATGCTAGCCAAGGTTTTTTTCCCAAACAAAAAATTACGAAAAGTACTTCAACTGCTAGGAGAGGGTATGCTGccactctctctatctctcctccTCAATGAAATTACCACTCTGCCCACTTAACGGTCTAccatccacaaaatttgggcctGATTGATTGCACTATAGCAGGTTTTAAGGGTTGTTTAGGAAGCGATCAGGTTCAGTTTTTAAACAACAAAACCATTGGTTTTGAACCAATTTGAACTGAAATGCTATTGAACGATTATacatgctaatttttttttgggttgaaattaTACATACTAACCTGATTATAAAATAGTTAATCTTAACATTATATGTACGCTTTCTAGTGTTTTGTGGTAGATATACACAATGTAAAATAATTTAATCCATTTTTACTTCTTAACTCACAATTTAAGCTTAAATATTGTGGTAAAGCCTAACAAAAATAAGTTCATTCCCAATTGAACCTAAAATTGACAATTTGAATCGACaacaaaaccaaaactaaaatcGATAATAACGTTAACTAAGACCCTTTAACGGGATGAGAATTAATAAATGACTTGACTCTAGTTTTACCTGCCATACCTGAATCAAATCAAAGCCAAACCAATtaacagctttttttttttgataaaaccaATTAGCAGCTTACCATCAGCTAATGTTGGCTAATATGCCATCTTGTCTAACAGGtatgatgaaataaaataaaaaaagacagtTTGTTCATGTATCTAGCTTCGTAAAGAAATTGTTTGTTGATTCAATCTCATCACAATGAAATAACTTTACCTTTGCATCAAGATCTACCTATTTTTTAACGGTTATACTTAAAATCGACACAATATATATACCGAGAAAAGGTGTGGCCATGCCTTTCATGGAAATTATGGGTAGTAGTAGCGAGTAGCCTTGACTCGTTAAAAAAGCGAAACAGTAAATGCGAGCCATGCGACCAGTTCAAAGCGCTCCTCCCCTCTTCTGCTCTGCCTATCCAAGCTGCGATGGCGATAACAATGCCAGTGGGCATTGTCGGTCTGCTCCTCCTTATGCTGATTCTGATGATCGTCCTTATCCTCCTGGCATT encodes:
- the LOC122070893 gene encoding probable microtubule-binding protein TANGLED encodes the protein MVAKTPPKLRRMAAPLNPNLLRETVKKVDQCMARLQELQYTVTGGTKVISGVNLSPRSTRGYLKTSLRCKQESLRIKNGATRISPVGKFPGSKTEEWRRMSLPAMLVEETVGEILQASKFARVIASAVAANTKKIHSDDPKTPVTQRNRIPCLENTELRTRRKKEKQVVFQLIRSENNGQGQSIRRARSRIDFKVSPPSKKGFGKENWHLAQRVSPKNRPWAKKTVLFPNPLFLNSPSSQQHRFCKTRSPVMARAPQTPHKFLIKSPNATSKLQVRVKSSPVCISPTRSINMNKKSPKVSRVSKLRGSFSPSRLANRLVSPLKSRVSVQKYGGLKCVSKQQRPSTPTRSTDWRI